In Pseudonocardia sp. C8, one genomic interval encodes:
- a CDS encoding rhomboid family intramembrane serine protease codes for MATAPSGRAPARVLPSAPMRAAAIMLVFTVALWLFEGVDVASGELVEQAGALRPRDTSGLGGVLTAPLLHDDWTHLAANTLPFLLFGFLAMSGGIGQWIAVTATIWVISGVGIWLLSPYPVIGASSIVFGWFLFLLVRGFYARNGRQILLAVVLFLFWGSLLWGVLPSDPMVSWQGHLFGAVGGIVAASWVAKADRRARPTLGA; via the coding sequence ATGGCCACCGCCCCGTCCGGCCGGGCACCCGCCCGGGTGCTGCCGTCCGCGCCGATGCGGGCCGCGGCGATCATGCTCGTGTTCACCGTCGCGCTCTGGCTGTTCGAGGGGGTCGACGTCGCCTCCGGCGAGCTCGTGGAGCAGGCCGGCGCGCTCCGCCCCCGCGACACCTCCGGGCTGGGCGGCGTCCTCACCGCACCGCTGCTGCACGACGACTGGACCCACCTGGCCGCGAACACCCTCCCGTTCCTGCTGTTCGGCTTCCTCGCCATGTCCGGCGGGATCGGCCAGTGGATCGCGGTCACCGCGACGATCTGGGTGATCAGCGGCGTCGGGATCTGGCTGCTCTCGCCGTACCCGGTGATCGGGGCGTCCTCGATCGTGTTCGGCTGGTTCCTGTTCCTGCTGGTGCGCGGCTTCTACGCCCGCAACGGCCGGCAGATCCTGCTCGCCGTGGTGCTGTTCCTGTTCTGGGGGTCGCTGCTGTGGGGGGTGCTGCCGTCCGACCCGATGGTGTCCTGGCAGGGTCACCTGTTCGGCGCCGTCGGCGGGATCGTCGCCGCGTCCTGGGTGGCGAAGGCCGACCGGCGGGCCCGGCCTACCCTGGGGGCGTGA
- the murI gene encoding glutamate racemase, with protein MTGSAGIDAPIGIFDSGVGGLTVARSVIDLLPAEQIVYVGDTAHSPYGPRRIADVRGLALAIGDELVDSGVKALVIACNTASAACLADFRERYPVPVVEVVRPAVRRAVAATRNGRIGVIGTRATIASGAYADAFDAARDVEITSVACPRFVDFVERGTTSGRQVLGVAQGYLEPLQRAGVDTVVLGCTHYPLLTGVLEIVLGPDVTLVSSADETARTLVRTLHARDLLRDDTEPPAPHRFLATGDPEPFARLGRRFLGPEIGAVVGQAGARTPVAGN; from the coding sequence GTGACGGGCTCCGCGGGGATCGACGCACCGATCGGGATCTTCGACTCCGGCGTCGGCGGTCTCACCGTCGCCCGCTCGGTGATCGACCTGCTGCCCGCCGAGCAGATCGTCTACGTCGGCGACACCGCCCACAGCCCGTACGGGCCGCGCCGCATCGCCGACGTCCGCGGGCTGGCGCTGGCGATCGGCGACGAGCTCGTCGACTCCGGGGTGAAGGCGCTGGTCATCGCCTGCAACACGGCCTCGGCCGCCTGCCTGGCCGACTTCCGCGAGCGCTACCCGGTGCCGGTCGTCGAGGTCGTCCGCCCGGCCGTCCGCCGCGCGGTCGCCGCCACCCGCAACGGCCGGATCGGGGTCATCGGCACTCGGGCGACCATCGCCTCCGGGGCGTACGCCGACGCGTTCGACGCCGCCCGCGACGTCGAGATCACCTCGGTCGCCTGCCCCCGGTTCGTCGACTTCGTCGAGCGCGGCACGACCAGCGGTCGCCAGGTCCTCGGCGTCGCCCAGGGTTACCTGGAACCGCTGCAGCGGGCTGGCGTGGACACGGTCGTGCTGGGCTGCACGCACTACCCGCTGCTCACCGGGGTGCTCGAGATCGTGCTCGGTCCGGACGTCACGCTGGTGTCCTCGGCCGACGAGACCGCCCGCACGCTGGTACGCACCCTGCACGCACGCGACCTGCTGCGCGACGACACCGAGCCGCCCGCGCCGCACCGCTTCCTCGCCACCGGGGACCCGGAGCCGTTCGCCCGGCTCGGCCGTCGCTTCCTCGGCCCGGAGATCGGTGCGGTCGTGGGGCAGGCCGGCGCCCGGACGCCCGTCGCAGGGAACTGA